One region of Sebastes fasciatus isolate fSebFas1 chromosome 1, fSebFas1.pri, whole genome shotgun sequence genomic DNA includes:
- the LOC141765092 gene encoding protein FAM72A has translation MSTSNANFKNKCVTQVNCIFCDSLLCMRGMKAVLLADTEVELFSTDIPPNRTVDFVASCYSTESCKCKLRDIACLKCGNAVGYHVVAPCKPCLLSCNNGHFWMFNSDAVSTLNRLDATGLNLLLWGDLPELDDSENEESESPSEEECIR, from the exons ATGTCTACATCGAACGCTAATTTCAAAAACAAGTGTGTGACTCAGGTGAACTGCATCTTCTGTGACAGCCTGCTGTGCATGAGAGGCATGAAAGCTGTGCTTCTTGCAGACACCGAGGTTGAGCTGTTTTCCACTGATATACCTCCCAATAG AACTGTTGACTTTGTGGCCAGCTGCTACTCTACTGAAAGCTGCAAATGCAAACTGAGAGACATCGCATGTCTCAAGTG CGGTAATGCTGTGGGCTACCATGTTGTGGCCCCCTGTAAACCCTGCCTGCTCTCCTGTAACAACGGCCATTTCTGGATGTTCAACAGCGATGCTGTATCTACTCTCAACAGACTGGATGCGACAG GTCTGAACCTGCTCCTGTGGGGAGATCTTCCCGAACTGGACGACAGCGAGAACGAAGAATCGGAAAGCCCATCAGAGGAGGAGTGTATCAGGTAG